The Archaeoglobaceae archaeon genomic sequence TTTTGAAAATTCATCAAGTTTTTCGTAGTTCCTCTCTACCCATTCTGCATGCTTACCTGTTATCCATTCGCCAAGTTCTGCATTGAGCACCACTGGGATAAAAAGATAATCCGCATCATAAAGAACGTTTTCAGGGGAAGAGGGTTCAAGAATTGTTGGAATCGAATAATTTCTAACTGCATTGAACAGATTTTTTGCCTTTTCATAAGTCACATTTTGCGTTCCTGACACCATGACCGCATCAGTCCCACTTTCAGCAACAGCTTTAATCAACTCTTCGGTATTTTTTCTATCGGGATCAAGTTTGGTTATGTGCCTCCATTTTTTCCAGTTCATCGAATCACCGCATGGCTGTAGATTATAAGCTTTTTTAAAATTTTAGTCTTGGATCTTTTTTTGCTGCATCACGAACACAGTAAAATTCCTTGCCAATCTTTCTCAAGTAAGGGCACTTTTTGCCAGTATAACCAATAATACATAACTCACAATCCTCCTTGTAAACTCTCTTGCCTCCAAGCTTTTCAACTATGAGTCTCAACTCCATCAATTAATGGTCTTCACTCATTTTAAAATATTTGCGAGAAAATTTTTAAAGGTCCCCGGATCAGGAAAAGCTCTAGCACCAGTTCTCTCCACATTATACGCCCCACAGAAATTCCCAAGTTTTAAACAAACTTCCAATGGCTGATTATTTATGAAACCATACAGAAAGCCGGCTGAAAAAGCATCCCCGGCGCCAGTTGTATCGACAACTTTGACTTTTAAGGCCTTTTCATAAATTTTTCTGGATTTTGTATAGCAAACGCTTCCTTCACCACCAAGCGTGACTATGAGATAATTGACAAATCTAAGAATGTCGTCAACAGAGGCTTTTAGCATTTCAAATTCACTTTTGGACATTATAACCATGTCCACAAACTTTAAGAGTTCACAAATTTTTTCGAATCCTATACTTGCGTATAGATACCCGGGATTAAGGATTATAAATCCTCCAAAGTTTTCCATAACGTCTTTTTGAATTTCAAAACTTAGTTCGCTTGGAAAAGGGTCAACATAGAGATATTCCCCAGATTTTACTTTCACAAAAGGTTTCTCAGCCGCATTTGGCTGAACAAAAAAAGTTCTTTCCCCTTTTTTGTCGACAAAAACAAAAACTTTACCCGTAAGCTTGTCTGTGACTTCAGCAAATACTTTGGCTTTTGTGTTTCTAATAAAGAATTCTGCATCATCGTCTTTTCCAAGGGTGGTAAAAAGAGCTGTATCAACACCCAGAGTTGCCAAGTTGTGCACGACATTAGCTCCAGCTCCTCCGGGGAATTTAGCCGAATTAAAAATTTTAGCGTGTCCACCAGCTGATGGAAAGACGTCAATGAAATACACGTAGTCGACAAGCGCAGGAGCATGGGCAGAAATCATCGGATACTCATATCTCTTCTTGAATATATCTTCTTCTGTTTCGTATTTTTGGCTTCTATCATAATTGACACCGAAAAATTTAAATATTATAATGTCGGACAATATACACCAATAAGAGGTCAAGTGGCGGACATCTGGTGGACAAAAGAACCCACCTGTCCGCCAAAATAAGGCAAATGTTTCCGGTGGAAAAATGCCTGCAACGAGAAAGATAAGCATAAGGCTAACAGAAGCCCAATACGCCAAGCTTGAAGTATTAGTTGAAATTGGGGAATATACCTCAGTGAGTGAAGCAATCAGAGCAGCGATAAAGAAATTCATTGAGGATCACAAGGAGCAGATCGAGAAGGCTTCCCACCTGCGGGAATTTAGTTAAAATTGAATTGGAGGTGTATGTGGGATGAAAAGTATAGTTAGTAAAGCCCAACAGTATTTGGAGCAGGATAGGGTTAGAAGAGAGGAGAAAGTTAAGGAAGTGAAGGACTTTTTTGAGAAGCCGAAAATTTTTGTGGTTGGTTGTGGAGGTTGTGGAAACAATACGATAAACAGGCTTTCGCACATGGAAGATCTCGATGCAACGACTATTGCAATAAATACGGATAAACAGCATCTTTTGATGACAAAAGCAGACAAAAGAATCCTGATAGGCAGAAGCCTCACAAGAGGGCTTGGTGCAGGAGGATATCCTGAAGTTGGAAGAAAGGCTGCAGAACTTGCCCGAGGTGTGCTTGAAGAAATTCTTGCAGATGCAGACATGGTCTTTGTCTGTGCAGGAATGGGTGGTGGAACTGGAACAGGTTCCGCCCCTGTAGTTGCTGAAATTGCCAAAAAACAGGGAGCGATAGTCGTTGGCTTTGCTCAAACTCCTTTTAAGGTTGAGAGAGCGAGAATTGCAAAGGCAATTCAGGGATTAAAGGAGCTTAAAGAAAATTGTGACACAGTAGTTGTATTGGATAACAATAAACTTGTCGAATACTATCCTAACCTGCCAATTGATGCCGCCTTTAGCGTTATGGACCAGTTGATAGCCGAAACAATAAAGGGTTTAACCGACACGATTACACGACCGTCACTCGTTAACATTGACTTTGCAGACCTAAAAGCGATAATGGGGCATGGTGGTGTGGCGGTGATGCTCGTTGGCGAAGCCAAGGCACAGGATAAAGCAGCGACTGTCGTTAAGGATTGCTTGTCGCATCCGCTACTCGACGTCGATTACCGCGGAGCAACCGGTGCACTGGTGCACATCTCTGGAGGAAACGATTTAACACTGAAAGAAGCTGAAGAAATAATAAGAAATCTCACATTCGAGTTGGACGATCAGGCGAATGTAATCTGGGGTGCAAGAATCTCGAAGGAATTTGAGGGCTTTGTGAGAGTCGTCGCCATAATGACGGGTATAAAGGACAAAATAATCGTTGGCAGTGAAGAATACGAGCACCTTATTGAAGGTCCCAGCGAAAAGAAGACGATAATAAAGGAGATCGGTGTTAAAAAGGTTGAAAAGAGAGCCTCAAGTAAAGTTTCAATAGACACTCTTTAATTTTTTATTTTTTCTAAACAAAGAGTTCTGGAGTTATCATCACTTTTTCCGCCGGATTTTTAGGTATTTTGCAGATCATGACTTCTCCATACTCACTCCAGATCTCCTTTGCAGTTGATATCTCATCATTGTTACCAATTGCTACAAAAGCTGGACCATTTCCCGAAAGACCACAACATATACCTTCCTCCCAGAGCCTTTCGACAATTTCCAGCGGATATCCAATCAATTTGCAATAAAATCTCGTATTCTCAACCATAACTTCCCGAAACCTTAATTTCTTTAGTTTTTCAAGAGCGTTGCTCAAATTTGCTGCTTCACTTTTTATTCTGTCCCAGTCTACGTTCCCACGTTTGAATTCAGGAATTAAAACAGCAGTTTTTTTAGACGTGAAGAGCCAGTTCATGAGTTTCATTTTGTAGTTATCTGAAACAACCACACCACCCAGAAGTGAGGCAGAAGCGTCGTCAAATGCTCCCGTGTAGCTTATTCCTGCCTTAAGGGATAACTCTGCGTTCAATTTCAGAATTTTGTGTGCAAGCAATTTGCCCTCTTTTTTCAGGAGGGCACACAAAACCGCATTTATGAAGGCGGAACTGCTCCCAAGTCCACTCTTTTCTGGAATGTTTGTTTTTATACTTACCTGTGCCTTAATTCCAAAAGTTGACAAAATTTTATCAAGAATCGCGGGATTTCTTTCTTCTCCATTAACCTTCAGAACGTTTTCTGAGCTCATTTTAAATTTTGCAGTTGTTTTTAAATCAATCCCAAAAGCACAACCGATTCCAGTTGCAAGAGCGTTTAAAATTGTTCCCGCTGCATACGCCTTTCCAATCATTTTACTCACCCAAAGCAGAAAATAGAGCAATTCTTTCCCGAACTAATAGCGAAATTTTTTGTTCCCCCACGATTTTTAATTCTTCTCTCGAGATCTGGTAGTGATCCATTATTAGCTCGATATCGAATTCCGGGATAAACTCTTTTGTCTCAAAGTCTATTTTCGAAAATTCGCTTTCATCTAAAACAACCGCGACAACTCTTTTTGTCCCAGCTAACTTTTTTGCAATATCAATTTGTCTTGTCGCAGAATAGTAAAGTAGAATTTCTATCGCAATAGATTTAGAAATTCTATTCCCAAGATTCCAGTTTTTAATGGCTTTTTTAACAGCAAAATCAACAGTTGGAAGGTCAACAACGTATTTCGAGTCGATAAAACATGCAAAATCTCCAAAAACCGGCTTCTTTAACTCTCCAAAGATAATCTTCATAAAACTCTTATTGTTGACTCCATTCTGATGCCCTTGTTTGTTAGCTCGTATCTCATTATAATTCTTGGTGTTACAACTCCTTCCATTTTTATAAATTTGAGTCTCCTCTGTATCTCGTTTTCAAGCTCCTTTAGCGTGAGCTCTATGACACCATCGCAGTAGTGCTTTACAGCAGTTTCCTGCCTGCTTTCAAGAATACCCTTTGTCATAAGGAGGATGAAGGCAGATTCATTTTCTTTTGATAAATCCGAGAAAAATTCTATCAGCGATATCACCTCCTCAAACGGGTATTTCCAGAAGAAAAACATTAAATTGTTGAGTATAACTCTATCAAACTTTTCACTACATAAGACGTTTTTTGTCTTGCCGAGAAAATCGTAAACGGTTTTACGAAGATAACCTTTTGGATCCTTTTCCTGTAGCTGTTCCCTAAAACTTAGGATCTGAAAATCTTGGTATTTATCAAAATATAAACTTAAAAACCGTTTTAAGTCTTTTTCATAGTCGTCAGTCGAGATATAGATTACTTTTTCCCCAATTTTTGCCCCTTCGACCGCAAAATGATAAGAAAAAACATCTCCCCCTGCTCCAGGCTCTTCAAGTATTAGAAGGACTGTTCCACCAGGAATCCCGCCTTCGAGTTGAACATCCAATGGAACTATTCCCGTCCTATAAACTTTCATCACGAACTTGATCACCTTATCATTTATATAGTTTTCATCCCCTTCTCACTATCCTGTAAAATCCGTATTTTGGACAGAAGGTTTCGCCCATCATCTTGAGTTTTGAAAGAATCTCCCGAGTTTTGGCCTCATCAATACCCTCTTCTTTTGCCTTTCTAATAATCTCTTCTTCTGGAGCTCCATTTTCATTGAATTCTTCAAGCTCTTCCACTATTTTCTTTATCGTGAAAATTCGATCTCTTTGCTTTTTAGAAGTTCCCGTATATGCATAATCGATGTCCCAGGCCCCTGTTTCTGGATCTACAGCGATTTGAGCGAGACATCTTTGAACTACCCCAATTACTCTCTCGACATCTTCTGCAGTCACAGTGTCGCTTAATCGGATTCTCGCAGAAGCTTCTGCAAGTCGAACGATGCTTTCAAGTTGTCTTGCGGTGATCGGGACAGGAGAGTTATCTTTCGCTTTAGAGCGGAGCGAAACGTAGAATTCTTCAATTCTCTGTTTTGCTTCTTCGCTCAAAACCGGGTAGATGTTTTTTGCATACGCTATATATTTTCTAAAAAGTTCGGGGTCTATTGCAGGCTCAATTTTAGCAATCTTGGATTTTAAATCTTCTCTAAGTGAGCTACCTTTGAATTTTTCAAGCATTTCTCCAAGCTGGTGCATGCTCAAAATGTGGCTTGCAAGCTGTTTGTCTCTTTCCTCTCCCGGCTCATCTGTCATTATAAAAATCAAATCAAATCTTGATAAAAGTGTGGGAGACAAGTCTATTTGTTCCGCTACAGGAGTAAATCTGTCAAATCTACCAAATTTCGGATTTGCTGCAGCAAGTAGAGCACATCTGGCCTTTAAGATTGCATTTATACCTGCCTTTGCTATGCTTATCGTTTGCTGTTCCAAAGCTTCATGAAGTGCTGAGCGATCCTCTTTGCGCATTTTGTCTATCTCATCGACGAGAGCAATGCCCTTATCAGCTAAAACAAGTGCACCTGCTTCAAGTGTCCATCTGCCATCTACTTCGTCTCTTACCGCAGTTGCTGTTAAGCCAGCGGAAGTCGTTCCTTTTCCGGTAGTATAAACGCTTCTCGGAGCAATTCTGTGAACGTATTTCAATAACTGGGACTTTGCCACTCCCGGATCTCCTACCAACAGTATATGAACGTCTCCTCTAATCTCCGTCCCATCTGGAAGCTTTTTTGGAATTCCACCAAACAACTGGAGCGCTATTGCAAGTTTAATGTCTTCATGCCCATAAATTGAAGGTGCTATCGTTTTTACGACCTTTTCATAAATGTCGTCGCTATTCGCAAGCTTTATTATCTCCTCTTTGTCTTTTTCCGTTATCTCAAACTCCTCGTATTCCTGTTGTAACATTTCTATAGAATTTCCATCTATATATAAATCCATTAGAGTTAGCATTTTTTGTTGAATTCCTCTTGGCTTTGCTCTTACAATACCATTAACAATAACTCTGTCTCCAGGATTTATGATACCTGTAAGGTCTCCTTCGAGTATTACATCTATGCTCTGGGGTTGTTCACCTCCCCTGAGATTTTCAGGATACTCTTGAATTTTCACTCTCTGGCTGTCAACAGAAATGCTCTTCTCAGGCAAAAACTGAAACCTTTTGCTACCACACCTACACTCGTAGGGATACCTCAGTGTTGCATCATCTTGGGGTGAATATACTATATTTTTACAGTTTGTGCACCTAAAAGCAGCAGAAACAACTTTAGGGCGAACTTCTGTGACTTTTCTTACGATTCCCTCAATTGCTATGAATTTTGATACATGCGAACTTCTAAGGTCTCTGATAAGAATTTTTTTGGTTGTTGGTAATGAATAAAAACGTGGTTTGCACCCCTCAAGAGAGACTCCATAAATGTTGGTCGAAGAAGCCAAACCCTTCTCGGCATGAGCTAGAACTTCATCAGGATGTTCTATGAGTTCCTCACCCAATCTACCTTCTTGGAAAACAGATAGATCTCGTATGAAGTTTACGTAAATTGCCCTTTTATCTTCTCCACTCTTTATACGAAATGCAAGATTGTTAATTTCCTCATAGTAGTATTTTTCAAAAAACTCGGCCCATATCTCGGGACAGCTAATCATCAAAAAAGGTCTTCAAAAAGCTTATAAAATTTTAGCCTGTGCATTTTAGCGATGAATCTTGAAATAAATTCAATTAAAGCCACATATCTAAAGCGTGGAAAAATGGCTGTCCTTCTTTGCCCACCACACCCTTTAATGGGTGGTAGTAGATTTGACGAAAGACTCCAAAGAATTGCCAGTAGATTATCAAAGGAAAACATTTCGAGTTTGAGCTTCGACTACAGAGGATATAGAAAAGGTTTGGGAGAAGTAGAAGACGCCAAGAATTGCCTAAGTTTTTTAAGAGAGAGACATGAAAGGGTTGTAGTTCTTGGCTACTCTTTTGGCAGTGTGGTTGCTTCAAACGTCGCTGATCTATGCGATCTTGCTATTTATATCTCCCCATTACCGTCAATAGACTCAATAGAGTTTGAAGATACAAAAAAGGCAAAGTTTTTTGTAATCGCAAAGAGAGATCAATTTGTTTCTTTTTCTGAGAGCCTTGAACTACTTTCCAAGGCAAGAGAACCAAAAGATTTTGTTATTCTTGATACTGACCACTTCTATTTTGGAAAATTTGATATACTTGCAGAAAAAGTTACAGATTTTGTTTTAAGATTTTTTGAAGATAAATTTTACTAAAATCGAACAAAAACTAAATTTTCGGACAAAAATTGGAAGTTCTTGGATAATAAAGTTCAGAAATTTTTAAATCATAAACTGATGCAATTTTTGGATTTCTGTGTTTAATTTCAGCAAAATTTCTAAAGATTTCAATTTTAAAGTTCTCTCTATATTTATATGCCCCTTCCTGAAGAAGGGTTGCCTCCTCTACAGCCATAATAGCTGTTACCGCGGACTTCCAGAGTGCCATTTCCGATATTTTTTCTGCTTCCTTTGGTTCAGCAATCGCAGAATTTTTTATTAGCAATTCCGACGCTTTAATCTCTACTGCAAGTTCGCCAAGCTTTTCGAAACAATGATAATAGTTATTTTTAAGCTTGATCTCTTTTAGATATTTTAAGGCCAGATTATATGCGTGGATAGCTGTTCCGAGACACCTTGAAGCCAATAGAACATTAAATAGAGGTTGCATGTTAGTATTTCTCTCCTCAATCACTTTAACATCCCTCAGCTTAGATATCTCAATCGTTAAAAAATCCGTAGATGCCCTGATAAGCTTAATGGTATCTGAAACTAAAACGTATTTTTCTTGTTCCCAATCCGTTATTAAGTAATTTCCTGACTGAATTGATAAAGAAGCGATGTCTTCAAAAGCATAACTTGAAATCGATAAATATAAGATCCGATAACCCAATTCCGGATTTATTTCATGAATTGCTGAAAAAACTGTAGAAGATTCGATAATACTGAGATTCGAAAGATTGAAGTATCCTAAATTGAATCCTTTTTTCCAAATTTTAAACACGTCACTCTCTTTCTCACTTTCCAATCTTATAAATTCCAAAACTGCACTTCTTAAAGCTTTTAGTTCTTGAATATCAGACATTTTCCTCCTCCGAAATCTTATCTGCAGTTCTCATAGCAAAACCCATTATACTAATCATTGGATTAACCCTAACACTAGTGGGAAATATACTCGCATCCGCTATATATAAATTTTTAAAATCATGTGTTTTCCCATATGGATCTACAACACCCATAAACGGTTCCTTGCTCATTCTACATGTCCCTTGAGGGTGATAGGCGCTCCACACAAAGCCATTTGGAATTATTTTCTTTATCTCGTTTAAATCTTTCACAATTGGAAAGTTGTAAGCGGGAGTGATCACTTTCTTGGCTCCTGCATAGAAAAGAATCTTACAACCTTCTAAGAGTGCTTTTTGAGCTTTTTGCAAATCTTTTTTGCCAAGATTATATAAAACCAAAGGCTTTCCAGCAACCACTCTGACAGAACCCCTTGAGTCTTCATCACTCAACATAACTCCAAGAAAAGCGATTTTATCCCATGACTTCACGAGTTCAGAAACATCTGAAAGATAATTATTCGCAAGTCCGATACTCAAAGGTAAAAAAGTCGTTTCAAAAAGAATTCCATCCTCAAAAAATTCATCTACGGCCAGACTCTGGGAAATGGATTTCCAGCCATCTAATTTTTCATCAAAAATACCTCCAAGAGAGAAACTTGGATGAATGTGTAAATTCTTGCCAACTAATCCGCTCGAATTAGCAATACCATTTCTAAGCAGCAAATATGGAGTCTGAATAGCTCCAGCACACAGAATGAAGTATTTTGCCTCCACAAGGAATTTTCCAAGAAGTTGACCTGTTCTGCTTTTGATGTCTCCACTCATTTTAGTTATGAGTCTTCCTTTAAACTCTATGTTTTTGACTTTCATACCGGTGTAGATCGTAGCACCAGACCTCGTTGCTAATGGAATGTAGCTAACATGCATAGCTCTCTTTGCGTCTATAGGACACCCAAACTCGCATAAACCTAAAGCTTCGCACTGTGATACGTTCTTTTTTAGAGGAAAGTAAGAATAGCCAATTTTTTCGCATCCCGAAGCTATCTTCATCGATGCTTTTCCTATTAACTGAATGGAAGCCCGATGGACGCTGAGTGTTTTCTCGATCTTGTCAAAATATCTATGCATTTCATCCAAATCTATGTCCAAACCGAACTTCGAGTTCCAATATTCTATAACACTGTCTGGCGTTCTAAAACATGTCCCCTCGTTTATTACTGTTGTCCCACCAACACATCTTCCAGATGGTAGAAGAATGAAAGGTTGTGAGATTGAAGTTGGAATAGTCATTTCAAAACCAGAGTTTCTATACGTGTTGATCAGAGAATCAAAAACTTCTCCTTTTAGTGTGGGCATAAAACCTTCTTCGAACACGAGCACTTTAAGTCCCTTTTCTGAAAGTTCTTTTGCTACCACTGCTCCTCCTGCACCCGATCCAATAACCGCCACATCGCACTTTAGAATTAACTTATCAGTATTTTTATTAAACTCAATTATTTTTTCTTCTTCGATTTTGGGCTTTTTTACACTTTTACCTGGGATTGAAACAAAACATCCAACCTCTTTTTTTACTTCATCCCTTTCACCATATAAAAACACTGATAGAAGCTTTAATATTATGTAAGAGTTTCTTATGAACCCTACTCTGCTCTTTGCCAGCTTATCAAGATATCTTACTCTTTCATCAACTGGCATTGAGGTAATAGTGAAGGGCCTTTTCCCGAAAAAGATTTTTAGTAGTGGTAATAAATTAAGAAATGAAGCTGCCAATCGCAAAAAAATCCTAACGTGCAAAGGAAGTCTTGAAAGAATAATTTTTAGTCTATTCTCATCAAGTTCGAACTTTGGAATTTCTTTTGAGCTTAGTAAAGCTTCTCCCAGCTTTTTTAAAAATTCTATCATCCTCTCACCTTAAGAATCCAGAAGTATAATACAAGAAATAGGATTGCAAGAGGGAAATCTACAGCAAAAATT encodes the following:
- a CDS encoding PfkB family carbohydrate kinase, producing the protein MSDIIIFKFFGVNYDRSQKYETEEDIFKKRYEYPMISAHAPALVDYVYFIDVFPSAGGHAKIFNSAKFPGGAGANVVHNLATLGVDTALFTTLGKDDDAEFFIRNTKAKVFAEVTDKLTGKVFVFVDKKGERTFFVQPNAAEKPFVKVKSGEYLYVDPFPSELSFEIQKDVMENFGGFIILNPGYLYASIGFEKICELLKFVDMVIMSKSEFEMLKASVDDILRFVNYLIVTLGGEGSVCYTKSRKIYEKALKVKVVDTTGAGDAFSAGFLYGFINNQPLEVCLKLGNFCGAYNVERTGARAFPDPGTFKNFLANILK
- a CDS encoding ribbon-helix-helix protein, CopG family, whose protein sequence is MPATRKISIRLTEAQYAKLEVLVEIGEYTSVSEAIRAAIKKFIEDHKEQIEKASHLREFS
- the ftsZ gene encoding cell division protein FtsZ gives rise to the protein MKSIVSKAQQYLEQDRVRREEKVKEVKDFFEKPKIFVVGCGGCGNNTINRLSHMEDLDATTIAINTDKQHLLMTKADKRILIGRSLTRGLGAGGYPEVGRKAAELARGVLEEILADADMVFVCAGMGGGTGTGSAPVVAEIAKKQGAIVVGFAQTPFKVERARIAKAIQGLKELKENCDTVVVLDNNKLVEYYPNLPIDAAFSVMDQLIAETIKGLTDTITRPSLVNIDFADLKAIMGHGGVAVMLVGEAKAQDKAATVVKDCLSHPLLDVDYRGATGALVHISGGNDLTLKEAEEIIRNLTFELDDQANVIWGARISKEFEGFVRVVAIMTGIKDKIIVGSEEYEHLIEGPSEKKTIIKEIGVKKVEKRASSKVSIDTL
- a CDS encoding shikimate kinase — translated: MIGKAYAAGTILNALATGIGCAFGIDLKTTAKFKMSSENVLKVNGEERNPAILDKILSTFGIKAQVSIKTNIPEKSGLGSSSAFINAVLCALLKKEGKLLAHKILKLNAELSLKAGISYTGAFDDASASLLGGVVVSDNYKMKLMNWLFTSKKTAVLIPEFKRGNVDWDRIKSEAANLSNALEKLKKLRFREVMVENTRFYCKLIGYPLEIVERLWEEGICCGLSGNGPAFVAIGNNDEISTAKEIWSEYGEVMICKIPKNPAEKVMITPELFV
- the cgi121 gene encoding KEOPS complex subunit Cgi121; this encodes MKIIFGELKKPVFGDFACFIDSKYVVDLPTVDFAVKKAIKNWNLGNRISKSIAIEILLYYSATRQIDIAKKLAGTKRVVAVVLDESEFSKIDFETKEFIPEFDIELIMDHYQISREELKIVGEQKISLLVRERIALFSALGE
- a CDS encoding RAD55 family ATPase, whose protein sequence is MKVYRTGIVPLDVQLEGGIPGGTVLLILEEPGAGGDVFSYHFAVEGAKIGEKVIYISTDDYEKDLKRFLSLYFDKYQDFQILSFREQLQEKDPKGYLRKTVYDFLGKTKNVLCSEKFDRVILNNLMFFFWKYPFEEVISLIEFFSDLSKENESAFILLMTKGILESRQETAVKHYCDGVIELTLKELENEIQRRLKFIKMEGVVTPRIIMRYELTNKGIRMESTIRVL
- a CDS encoding minichromosome maintenance protein MCM encodes the protein MISCPEIWAEFFEKYYYEEINNLAFRIKSGEDKRAIYVNFIRDLSVFQEGRLGEELIEHPDEVLAHAEKGLASSTNIYGVSLEGCKPRFYSLPTTKKILIRDLRSSHVSKFIAIEGIVRKVTEVRPKVVSAAFRCTNCKNIVYSPQDDATLRYPYECRCGSKRFQFLPEKSISVDSQRVKIQEYPENLRGGEQPQSIDVILEGDLTGIINPGDRVIVNGIVRAKPRGIQQKMLTLMDLYIDGNSIEMLQQEYEEFEITEKDKEEIIKLANSDDIYEKVVKTIAPSIYGHEDIKLAIALQLFGGIPKKLPDGTEIRGDVHILLVGDPGVAKSQLLKYVHRIAPRSVYTTGKGTTSAGLTATAVRDEVDGRWTLEAGALVLADKGIALVDEIDKMRKEDRSALHEALEQQTISIAKAGINAILKARCALLAAANPKFGRFDRFTPVAEQIDLSPTLLSRFDLIFIMTDEPGEERDKQLASHILSMHQLGEMLEKFKGSSLREDLKSKIAKIEPAIDPELFRKYIAYAKNIYPVLSEEAKQRIEEFYVSLRSKAKDNSPVPITARQLESIVRLAEASARIRLSDTVTAEDVERVIGVVQRCLAQIAVDPETGAWDIDYAYTGTSKKQRDRIFTIKKIVEELEEFNENGAPEEEIIRKAKEEGIDEAKTREILSKLKMMGETFCPKYGFYRIVRRG
- a CDS encoding alpha/beta fold hydrolase, translated to MNLEINSIKATYLKRGKMAVLLCPPHPLMGGSRFDERLQRIASRLSKENISSLSFDYRGYRKGLGEVEDAKNCLSFLRERHERVVVLGYSFGSVVASNVADLCDLAIYISPLPSIDSIEFEDTKKAKFFVIAKRDQFVSFSESLELLSKAREPKDFVILDTDHFYFGKFDILAEKVTDFVLRFFEDKFY
- a CDS encoding GMC family oxidoreductase N-terminal domain-containing protein, translating into MPVDERVRYLDKLAKSRVGFIRNSYIILKLLSVFLYGERDEVKKEVGCFVSIPGKSVKKPKIEEEKIIEFNKNTDKLILKCDVAVIGSGAGGAVVAKELSEKGLKVLVFEEGFMPTLKGEVFDSLINTYRNSGFEMTIPTSISQPFILLPSGRCVGGTTVINEGTCFRTPDSVIEYWNSKFGLDIDLDEMHRYFDKIEKTLSVHRASIQLIGKASMKIASGCEKIGYSYFPLKKNVSQCEALGLCEFGCPIDAKRAMHVSYIPLATRSGATIYTGMKVKNIEFKGRLITKMSGDIKSRTGQLLGKFLVEAKYFILCAGAIQTPYLLLRNGIANSSGLVGKNLHIHPSFSLGGIFDEKLDGWKSISQSLAVDEFFEDGILFETTFLPLSIGLANNYLSDVSELVKSWDKIAFLGVMLSDEDSRGSVRVVAGKPLVLYNLGKKDLQKAQKALLEGCKILFYAGAKKVITPAYNFPIVKDLNEIKKIIPNGFVWSAYHPQGTCRMSKEPFMGVVDPYGKTHDFKNLYIADASIFPTSVRVNPMISIMGFAMRTADKISEEENV